Genomic window (Nitrospirales bacterium LBB_01):
AGAGCCGTAAAAAACGTAATTATCAGGAAATGTCTGCAATCTTGCTCTTTCCCTGTTGGTTAATGCCCTGTTTTCTTTCCAATGGTAAACATGAGTTCCGCCGCCGCCGCTCCCTGTAATAGTGTAAGCGGGCTTATCAGGGTCAAGTCTTTTATAAATCTGGCTTATCTTTGCTCCTTTTACGTTCAACCTTAAATCTTTAGGTAAAAAGGCAGTGAAAGCGTTTTCCCCAGGTTTTATAAACTTCAAGCGGTCAATGACCTGCTGGGATTGTCTTGTTAATTCATTGTTTGGTACATCTTGAGATATTGGGGGGGTTTCAATAGCTTCTCTGCATGTTATAGGTGAGCGATGAGTAGTTGCAGGTACATAAAATTTTATATTTATATCATTACGGATTCCTATTATAATTATTCTATGTCTTGCCTGCGGCACTCCATATTGTTCAAATTTATATAAGTGCGGCGTGATAACATATCCTGCTTCTTGCAAATCGTTTAATATTTTGTCAAACGAATTTCCATCATTAGCGTTTCTTAACCCCCCGACATTTTCTGCCATGAAAAATTTCGGCTGGAAATGTTTTAATGCCTTTACCCCATATGAATATAAGGGGCCGTAAACTCCGTTCATACCCTTCTGTTCGCCAACTACGCTGAAATCATTGCAAGGGAAACCAAAGGCTAAAGCATCAATCTCTGATATTTTCTTTAATGTTTCAAAGTCAAGTTTTCTAATATCACAACAAATAACTGACTTTGGATTGTCTGGACAGATATTGTGGCGGTATGTTGTACAAGTATCTTTGTCATAATCTGTTGACCATACATGAGAAATAAAGAAAGACCTGCCGCCTGCAATAACCTTTGCTGATTTAGCGCCAAGAGCTAACCCGCCTGGGCCGCTAAATAATTCACCAAATCTAAAATCCATATAGCATCATTATAACAACAATCCAAGATTTTCTCAATACTCCTTTTGACTTTTTCCTCCCTTAGATGTCATAATGTGCGGGGGTATGATATAAGATGGATGTGTTGATAGCGGGCGGAGGGATTTCAGGTTTAAGTCTTGCTTTTTTGCTGTTAAAAAGCAGGCCGGAACTTAATGTTGTTGTCTATGAGTCGGAGCCGAAGTTAGGCGGGAAAATTTGGACTGAAAAACAGGACGGCTATACGTTAGAAGGCGGCGTTAACGGCTTTTTAGATAACAGACCGAAAACCCTTGAGCTTGCCAATATGCTAAACTTAGAGCCGTTAAGCAGCAGCGACACGGCAAGAAAACGCTATATTTACAAAGGCGGAGGGCTGCGGCAAATAATGGACTCGCCGCTTGGATTTATGACTTCTGACTTATTAAGCCTCAGAGGCAAACTACGGCTGCTCTATGAGACCGTTGCCCCACGCAACTGTCAGGATGATGAGTCACTGCGGGATTTTGCCGTAAGAAGACTTGGACGTGAGGCATTTGAGACACTGATTGAGCCTATGGCTTCAGGCATTTATGCCGGAGACGCCACAAAGCTCTCTCTGAAATCATGTTTTCCTAAAATCAACAATCTTGAGCAGGCATACGGTGGGCTTATCCGCGGCATGGTCAGGATGAAGTGGGATGCACGGAAAAGTAGGCGCGAGGTGTCAGCCGGGCCCGGCGGTAAACTTACATCATTTGAAGGCGGAATGGGCTCACTTATAGACGCACTTAAAGAAAAACTTGGTCAGAGAGTCAAAACCGGAGCCAAAATTGTCTCAATAGATAAAGCACAAAGCGGATATACGGTCACTCTGGATAACGGCAAAACAGTATCAGCCGACAGAGTTGTTCTGTCAACACCGGCATACGCATCTGCCGAGATAGTCAGAGACTTTGACGCCTCTATGACACGGGAACTTGCTAAAATCCCATATCCAAGTGTAGCCGTGGTGTGTATGGGATTTAAGACTGATAGCTTCAAACAGGTTTTTGATGGATTTGGTTTTTTGGTTCCATCGGTGGCAAACACAAGGATACTGGGCACATTGTGCGATTCGTGTATATTTCCAGGCAGAGCGCCTGAGGGATTTCTATTACTGCGTACAATGATAGGGGGCGCCAGAGCATCAGAGTTAGCCAATAAGAGTGACTCCGAGCTGACGACTCTGGTAATGGAGGAACTTTCCAGTATAATGGGAATTCAGGGAGAGCCAGAGCTTATAAAAATCTACCGGCACGAACGTGCCATTCCCCAGTACAATGTAGGACATGCGGCAATTTTAGATCGTCTTCAACAATTACAGAGAAAACATATAGGGCTTTACCTGCATGGTAATTCGTACAAAGGAATAGGGGTAAACGACTGTATTGAGAGCTCCTTTAAGTTATCAGGCGAAATACTGAATTCCATGTAACAGTTAGAATTATTAACAGCATAAAAGGAGGTATTCATTAGTGACTGAGCAGGAGATAGTTGAAAAACTGAGGGCAGGCAATGAGGTGTTCAAAAAGATTGAGGATGAACACAGGACATTGGACAAACAGATTGACGAATACGACACAAAGGTCTATCTGACGCTGGATGAGGACATGCACAGAAAGATGCTCCAAAAGGAAAAGCTGCAAAGAAAAGACAAGTTAGCGGAGATGATCAGGGAGTTCAAAAAGTTTACAAATTAGTTATTTGAGGAGGTGAGAGTGAGAAGTGATCAGATAAAAAAGGGGCTTGAACGAGTGCCGCACAGGAGTCTTTTATACGCTACAGGGATTCCGCGCTCTGAAATGGAGAAGCCGTTCATCGGAGTAGCTACGAGTTTTACAGATATAATTCCCGGGCATACCGGAATGAGAGACATGGAGCGGTTTATAGAAAAAGGGGTGCACACAGGGGGCGGCTATCCGTTTTTCTTTGGAGTGCCTGGAATATGCGATGGAATAGCTATGGGTCACAGTGGGATGCACTATTCGCTGCCGTCTCGGGAACTCATAGCTGACATGGTAGAGGCGATAGCTAATGCTCATCAACTGGACGGTCTTGTGCTGTTAACCAACTGCGATAAGATTACTCCGGGAATGCTTATGGCGGCAGCACGAATTAACATTCCATCCATTGTAGTAACGGCAGGCCCCATGCACTCAGGTTACCTTAAAGGTAAACGACTGTCAATGGTAAATGACACGTTTGAGGCTGTTGGAAAGTACAAAAAGGGATTGTTAAACGATGCTGATTTAGAGTCGCTTGAGATGTGCGCCTGCCCGGGCACCGGTTCCTGTCAGGGCATGTACACGGCAAACACGATGGCCTGTGTGACAGAGGCTCTGGGGATGAGTTTACCGTTTACTGCAACGGCATTAGCCATATCGGCAGAGAAACGGCGCATAGCTTTTGAAAGCGGCGCCCGAATAGCTGAACTTGTCAAAAAAAATATTACCCCACGAAAAATTATGACTCAGAAGGCATTTGAAAACGCCATCCGAATTGACACTGCTCTTGGCGGCTCAACAAATACAGTTCTTCATATTCCTGCCATTGCTCATGAAGCAGGGGTAAAACTGCCGCTTGAGACATTTAATGCAATAAGCAAAACAACTCCTCACATAGCCAATATGCTCCCAGGAGGAGACAACTACCTTGAAGACCTTCACTATGCCGGTGGTATTCCTGCGGTGTTTAAACGCCTTGCTCATCTGATGCACGATCTGCCCACAGTGTCCGGTAAACGCATAAGCGATATAATCCGCACGGCCACTATTGAGGACGAGGAGGTTATAAGGCCTCTGGACAAAGCCCATCACAAAGAGGGTGGGATAGCAATTTTAAGAGGTAACCTTGCTCCGGGCGGTGCTGTTGTGAAGCAATCGGCAATCATAGAGAAAATGATGGTTTTTGAGGGTACGGCGCGTGTGTATGACTCAGAGGAGTCTGCAATGAGCGCCATTATGGATGGTAAAATCACGCACGGCGATGTTGTTGTGATTCGGTATGAGGGACCAAAGGGCGGCCCAGGTATGCGAGAGATGCTCTCCTCAACTGCAACCATTGCCGGCATGGGATTGAGTGAATCCGTAGCGCTTATCACAGATGGCAGGTTTTCCGGCGGCACGCGCGGCCCCTGCATTGGTCATATATCGCCTGAAGCTATGGAGGGAGGCACTATCGCAATCATAGAAAACGGTGATAAGATAAAAATAAACGTCCCTGCGCGCACCATTGATCTCCTTGTTGATGCCGCAGAAATAAAGCAAAGACTAAAAAAATGGAAACCACCGGAGCCTAAAATCACAACCGGCTACCTGCTTAGATACGCTCAGATGGTTACATCGGCAGGGACAGGCGCCGTTATGCAGGGCGCTAAACGCAAACGGAAATAAAGGGTAAATGCTTATTGAGTTAACTCCGGTAGAGGGTTTTCATGGTTCTAAAGAGGTAGGTTTCTATGTTTTTTAAAGTGGAAAAAAGGACTGGATTCCCGCTCGTAGGCGGGAATGACAAGAGGTGGTTTTCTTTTTTTGTCATTCCTGCGAAGGCAGGAATCCAGTTTTTTTGTTAACGGAGTTAACTGCATAGTCAATTTTAATATCTCTAATCTGTGTTCATCAGTGTTTATCTGTGGTTAATTTTTTTTTTAGCTAATTGGTCTTATGATGTGGAGTAACTGGTTGAGTGTAAACAGAGACGGACTCTTTGTGTTTGTTTATAGGCGGAGATGGAAAAACTGTGTATGCTCCCGGCAGCAGTGTTTTACCGATAATCTTGCCGCCTGTGCAGAGAACCTCTTCTGAGTCCTCTGATTGACGCATCAGACAAAAACCATCTGGCGCTCCGGTTACTCTTAAAACCACATGCGGTACGTTTAAATAGACAGATTTGGATACTATTTTCCCATTAGCGCCATGTTCTGCCCTTACATACGTACCCGATATTTCTGCGGCTGCCACCTGATTTACAGCAAACATGATAAATAGTAATGTAAAAAATATAGATTTCATCAGCCGTTATTTATTTAACATGAGCACAGCGCTTTGGCTCATAAATACTTTAGGAGTTTCCACCAAAAAAAGCCCATGTTCGTTGGCTGTTTCAATTGAGGCTTTAAAATCTTTCTCTTTAACGTGCATTTTAGGCTCAGCGATAAACATTTTAGCTCCGGGATTTAGCATAGCACTGACCTGCTTAAATAACCCGTTTTGGTCAGGCATCTCATGAACTACCCAAAAGGCAAGTACAAAATCCACTTTTTCGGTGACCTCAAGACTGTTTTCCTTACAAAGCACTGGAGTTATACGGTTGGCAACACCGGCGCATTTTGCCCTTTTTGTGAGCACTTCAAGCATCTTTGGCTGAAGGTCAACCGATGTGATGTGACCGCTGTCTCCTACAAGTTTTGCCATCCCAATTGAAAAATACCCCATGCCGCAGCCAATATCCAGCACTCTCATTCCAGCTTTCACGTATGGCGACAGGAGTTTTTTCGGCTCATGCGCCAGGTTTCTTAAAGGGTTGTCAAATGTATAAGCCAAATACCACGGGCATACGTGATGTTCTTTCACTTTATCCTCCATTTGCTTTTATTCTATCTGCGTTCATCTGTGTCATCTGCGGATTAATCTTTTTCAAGAGTTCCTTACTGTAAGTATGCCAAATCCGTTTTAGACATTGGACGTTAGTAAACATTTTAAACTACTTAAGCCCCAGCACATCCTGCATATCATAAAGTCCGGCTGGTTTGTTTTTAATCCACAGTGCCGCTCTTAGAGCGCCACGAGCAAAGGTGTCACGGCTTGAGGCCTTATGGGTTATCTCTATACGCTCACCAAGCCCTCCAAACATTACCGTGTGCTCACCCACAATGTCACCGGCTCTTACCGTTTGAATCCCGATTTCCTTTTTGCTGCGTTCTCCAATTAACCCCTTACGCTCATACACTCCAACCTCGTTTAAATCCCTACTTAAAGACTCTGCTATCACCTGAGCCATCTTAATAGCCGTTCCGCTTGGGGCGTCTTTTTTAAGCCTATGGTGAGCCTCCACTATCTCTATGTCATAATCATCGCCAAGCGTTGAGGCAACATCCTTAAGCACCCTTAGAAGAAGATTGACGCCTACCGACATGTTTGGAGCAAACACTATAGGAATCGTTTTAGCAAACTGCTTAAGTTCCTCAATTTGCGGCGCACTAAGACCTGTTGTGCCTATGACAGCAGGAATTTTAAGGGAGGCATAGGTTTTTAAATTTTCAAGTGTTGCCTCAGCCGCCGTAAACTCTATTGCCACATCCGCGCCTTTCAAAGCCTCTGAGGAATTTGATATTAAAACGCCGGTTTTAGCGCCTCCTGCCACATCGGCAAAATCTTTGCCAATTGTGCTGTGCCCAAGCCTTTCAAACGCTCCGCTAAGGGTTATGTCAGGATGCTCTGTTGCCAAAACACCGATTCTTTGTCCCATTTTGCCGGATGCTCCGGCTACTGCTACTTTTATCACTTTTTTAAACCTCCTCTATGTCGTCTTGATTATCAGCATCATCAGTAAGCGGCCCACCTGCAATCCTGTACTCATCGGCTGCCCACTTACCCAGATCTGTTAATTTACACCTCTCCGTACAAAACGGTCTGAATGGATTACCACTCCACTCTACATCTTTGCCGCACATAGGGCATTTCACCACCATCAGGTATTGTGTACATTCTCCTGAGTTTTTTTCAAGCGCTCAAGCACAACTGTTGTGACTATTCCGTTTGCAGCACCTGTCAATGTTCCCAAAAGAAGTATAATCGGCGTTATTACAAGTATTGCCCTGAAGTTTTGAATGAACAGAAGATACGCCGACAGTATTTGCCCCAAATTGTGAAAGAGCGCTCCAATTAGACTTAGTCCTACCGGACTAAATACCCTCGGCATAACCTTATAGAGCGCTCCCATAGATAGCACACTTAACACGCTGCCGCTTAAACTTAACACAAAGGCTGGGCCTAAAAATGTCCCTGTTACGATAGAGCCTCCAATGACGCGTATCAATGAGACTGTAAAAGCCGCTTTAAATCCATAAAGAGTTAACGTTATCAGTATGATGATGTTGGCTAGCCCAAACCTAAGCCACGGGACAGGTGTTGGGATAAACCTCTCAAAACCTGTAATTGCAACAGCAAATGCACTTAGCATAGCAAGCGTTAACTTCTCACGTTGTTGCATCTACTACTCCCTGCTTGTCAGGTTCCTCAACAGTTATGACGGTTCTGTTGGGAAGACAAATTATGGCGCCTCTATCTACAAACCCCTGTTTGACACAAATTTTATTCGGGCAGTTTGCCTCAGTTACGGCAACCCGTCCGCCTTTTATCTCTATATCCATAAACTCAAGATGAATACGCCTGTCTTCGTTAAGCGGATACTGGTAGAGAAGTTTGTTGTTAACCTCTATTTTTACAACAGCTCCCTGAGATACCCCCACAGAGACATAAATTAGAGCTGAAACCGAAATGATTATAAGAAGCGAAAACAATGCTAAATCCCCATAAGTCAGCCTCTTAATGAGAGTTTTCCTGCTCAAATTCCTCTTTCAGGTTGTCCGTTATATAGGTTGTGTTATCGCTAAATATCAGAAATGCTTTAAGATTATGTTTTTTTATAAATTCAAGCCCCTTTTCTTTTCCCATCACAAAGACGGCGTTATCAAGGGAGTCTGTAACGAAACCCTCTGGGTTAACGATGGTTACACTTTGAAATTCCGGTGCCGGAAGCCCAGTTTGAGGCATTAATATGTGATGGTAACGATGTCCATTCTCAATAAAAAAACGTTCATAATCGCCTGCGGTTGATACGGCTTGGTCTTTAAGTTTAAGGATTCCCACAAGGTCTGATGGTGTCCCGCGAGGATTACGAATACCTATAAACCAAGGGCTGCCATCTAGCTTTGAGCCAAAAGTTTTAATATCTCCGGCTATTGCTGCAATCCCTGAGCGTATTCCCATTGACTTAAGCAGCTCTACAATTTTATCAGCCGTATAACCTTTAGCATTGCCACCAAAGTCAAGCATCATACCCTTTTGTTTAAGCATAACGGAGGAGTCCGCCTCATTTACCTCAATGTTTTTATAATTAACCAATGGAATTCGTTTTTTTAATTCATCGTCAGAGGGTTTAACAGCCTTAGCAAAATCCCATAACACCATAAATGCACCTACTGAAGCATCAAAAGCCCCTCCGGTTAACTCAGAAATTTCCACAGTTTTCTTCACTAACTCAAAGGTATCCTTTGACACCCGTACGGGTTTAATGCCGGCATTTTTATTAATCAGGGAGATGTCGCTATCCGGCAAAAAGAAACTAAATTGATGGTCGTAGTAATCAATTTTTCTAAACGCTGTATCTATGGCTTTCTCCGCTTTCTCTTGACTATCTGAGACAACCGTAATAGTAATGGCAGTATCCATTGCGATTTTTGTTTTTTTATACACTTGTGCCCCGCTATGATACTTCTGCTTGACAAAAACAAACAGAGCGGCTAAAGCCGTTGTCGCCAAAAGCGCCAAAAGAATTTTTAATACGAGTTTCAATCTGGTCTCCTTATTGAATTATACACTAACAGCCTGTGATGATGTACATTGATAATAGCGATAAGCACATGTAGTTTTGAAATAGTTTTTACATTTTATTAGGAAAGAAAAGTTACCGGCCTCTTGTTCAGTCAGCCGGAGAAGCATGTGGATTTACACGTAGGTAAGCCAGTGCCCGTACTTGCTGAGCTTTCCTTTTACTGTATCAAAATAAAGAGATTGCAGCTTTTTTGTGATTTCACCGGGGCAGCCGCGCCCTATCTTGCGGTTGTCAACCTCGCGGATTGGAGTTATCTCTGAAGCGGTGCCGGTAAAGAAAGCCTCCTCCGCTATATATAACTCATCTCTGGTAAATCTGGCCTCTACAATTTCTATGTTTTCATCTTTGGCCATTTTCATAATGGTGTCTCTTGTGATTCCCTCTAAAATAGATGTAAGCGGGGTTGTTTTAATCAAGCCGTTTCTAACCACAAATATGTTCTCGGCAGAGCCCTCAGACACGTATCCCTCAGTGTCCAGAAGCAGAGCCTCTTCGTAACCCATTGAAATTGCCTCTTTTTTGGCTAGCTGGCTGTTTACGTAATATCCGCTCACTTTTGCCCTTGTCATATTAGAGTTAACATGGCTTCTTATGTAGGACGACACTTTTATGGAAATCCCCTTTGTCAGACCCTCTTCGCCAAGGTACTTGCCCCACGGCCACGCAGCTATCGCCACACTTATCGGATTGCCCTTAGGATACAACCCCATCATGCCATAGCCAATATATACAAAAGGTCTTATATAACCCTCATCCAGCTTGTTAACTTTCACAACATCAATTATCGCCTGTTCAATCTCCTCAGGTCTATACGGAATCTCTATCTGACAGATGTGCGAGGAATCATAAAGGCGCTGAACATGCTCTTTTAATCTGAATATGGCTGGCCCTTTGTCTGTTTTGTAACACCGGATTCCCTCAAAAACCCCAAGCCCGTAGTGCAAGGTATGAGTCAGTATGTGAACATTGGCATCGTCCCATTTTACGAACTTGCCGTCCATCCAAATCTTATCAGTCTTACTAATCACAGCATCTTTTTATACCAGCATTTGATATAGTTTGTCAAGTCCATGTATTGGAAAAAAAAAGAGGGTTTTTGTACAGCAACCCTCTTTTTTTATGACTATGTTGTTAAGGTAAACTTACTTATCAATTTTCCTTATGTTAGCGTTTAAATGGCACTTATTACAGAAATTATCCGGCTCAATGTGACAGGCAAGACACTCATCAAGCTTAGCCTTTCCGGTAATAATGTAAGTGTCATGTGTGTAGCGCCATTCATTTGGCGGCATATGGTAGTCAGGCGCAGGAATGTCTTTATTTACCTCAAGACCAAGTACCTCATTATAAGGCTTGTCAACAGAGACTTTAGGAGCGCCGACATATTCGTGGCACTTGTTACAAAAGTTTTTTGGCTCTGTGTGACAGGGCAGACAAGCATTTTGCGGAATCTGCCCTGATTTAAGCAGATTCATATGATTTTTTCTTACATTGGAGGTTGGAACATGGTACCACGGCAAAAGATTAACATTCGCAGGCACCGTAAGGGCATACTCACCAGCGCCGTTAGCGGCAGGCGGCTCCTGTTTGGAGCAAGCGGAAATCGCAAACATTGCCGCCAATATGGCAAATAACAGAATTATCTTCATTGAGCTTTTCATCTATATGCCCTCCTTCGCTCCAAGCACTATGGCCCGTCCCACAAGTTGGTGAATTCCACCTACCTCCTCCATGGCTATACCATAGGTGGGAAACATTTTACTCAGCTGTGCCTTACATATGGCACAAATCAGGGCTACAAAGTTTACACCCTTTTCACGCTTGGCATACGAATATGCCTGCATACGAGGAATGGCGCCCTTAACTCTGGTAGCTATCATATCGTCGCCCAAAAGTCCCTGACCGGCACCGCAACAGAACGTCCTTTCCTTAATTGTATTCTCCGGCATATCTTCAAAGCGATTACACACACCGCGTATTACTCCACGTGGGATTTCAAACTGACCATACTTTGTGCCGCCCATCTCAAGCCCTCTTGCTACCTGACATGAGTCGTGCATTGTGACCACAAACTCATCGTTTGCCGTCTTGTCAATTTTTAAGGCCCCGCGGTTTAGCAAATCCAAAGTAAACTCGCATATATGCTGAGGACGAGGATATCTGGAATCAAGCCAGTCAAACGGACCAAACATCGTGTTACTGTATGAGGAGAGCACTCTCCACATGTGGCCGCACTCGCCGCCGATTACCCGTTTTACTTTCAAATCACGGGCTGCCTCCCAGATACGTTTATTAATCTTTTTCATATTTCCATAGTTATGCACAAACATGCCAAAATTGCCGCCCTCTGAGGCATGTGTGCTCATAGTCCAGCTAATACCGGCCTGATGAAACACCTTTGCATAGCCATACAGTGATTCTATGTGAGGGGATGCAAAGAAGTCGGCAGAAGGAGTAACAAACAGCACGTCCGCTCCTTCTTCATCTATCGGTATCCTTATGTCAGGAATCTCAGTTGTCTCCTGCAGCTCATCCTGCACAAATTCAAGCGCATTAACAATTGCATTTTGCTGCATACCAAGGTTGTTTCCAATGTTTTGGGCTTTGTCAATAATCTCATGCATGTACTTTTGCACAAGCCCCACACTGTTTAGAATCTCTCTTGCCGCCATTGTGATTTCAGCCGTATCGATACCAGAAGGGCAAAATACCGCACACCGCCTGCACTCCGAACACTGATAAAAATACGTGTACCACATGGCAAGCAACTCTTCACTTAAGTCGGAGCCGTTAACAAATTTGCTCCCAAGCAGCTTTCCCTGCCATGTGAAATATCTGCGATACACTTTCCGCATTAACTCGGCACGAGCCACAGGCATGTTGTTTGGGTCAGCGGTTCCTATAAAGTAGTGGCATTTATCTGTACACGCTCCGCACCGTACACATATATCTAAGAAAAGTTTGACTGAGCGGTACTTTTTCAAAATCTCGTCCATCTTTTTCAGAAAGACTTCTTTCCAGTTTGGAACTAGGCCGCCAATGGGATACCCTAACCTCTGAAGAGGTTCTATCGCCGTTAGGAGCTGTGGTTTCACATCTATGAAAGAATTCGGCTTTATGCACGGAACTTTTATTTCGCCAGTTAACTCTACTGGCTTTTCTTTTATCTTGACATATTTAATCAGCGCCTGAACACGTGCATTGGCATCATTTGCGTCTCCCTGAGCGCTGCTGTCGGTAGTTTTATCATCAGCCATTATATGTTTTAACCTCCTTTAAGAATTATCCCAGGGATTGACGTGTTTGACGTCTCTTGGGTTGTTAACCATGTTCCTTGTCGGGCTGAAGAAGTAACCGGCAGAGTGCATCAACTTGCTGAACGGGAAATACATAAGTAAAAAGCAGACGAGGCTTAGGTGACACATAAAGACAAC
Coding sequences:
- a CDS encoding DNA cytosine methyltransferase, coding for MDFRFGELFSGPGGLALGAKSAKVIAGGRSFFISHVWSTDYDKDTCTTYRHNICPDNPKSVICCDIRKLDFETLKKISEIDALAFGFPCNDFSVVGEQKGMNGVYGPLYSYGVKALKHFQPKFFMAENVGGLRNANDGNSFDKILNDLQEAGYVITPHLYKFEQYGVPQARHRIIIIGIRNDINIKFYVPATTHRSPITCREAIETPPISQDVPNNELTRQSQQVIDRLKFIKPGENAFTAFLPKDLRLNVKGAKISQIYKRLDPDKPAYTITGSGGGGTHVYHWKENRALTNRERARLQTFPDNYVFYGSKESVRKQIGMAVPSLGVRIIFEAVLKSFAGIEYSKIENNIKKSICSNRIDTSPIVLFEEQPEYAIC
- the hemG gene encoding protoporphyrinogen oxidase; its protein translation is MDVLIAGGGISGLSLAFLLLKSRPELNVVVYESEPKLGGKIWTEKQDGYTLEGGVNGFLDNRPKTLELANMLNLEPLSSSDTARKRYIYKGGGLRQIMDSPLGFMTSDLLSLRGKLRLLYETVAPRNCQDDESLRDFAVRRLGREAFETLIEPMASGIYAGDATKLSLKSCFPKINNLEQAYGGLIRGMVRMKWDARKSRREVSAGPGGKLTSFEGGMGSLIDALKEKLGQRVKTGAKIVSIDKAQSGYTVTLDNGKTVSADRVVLSTPAYASAEIVRDFDASMTRELAKIPYPSVAVVCMGFKTDSFKQVFDGFGFLVPSVANTRILGTLCDSCIFPGRAPEGFLLLRTMIGGARASELANKSDSELTTLVMEELSSIMGIQGEPELIKIYRHERAIPQYNVGHAAILDRLQQLQRKHIGLYLHGNSYKGIGVNDCIESSFKLSGEILNSM
- a CDS encoding YdcH family protein yields the protein MTEQEIVEKLRAGNEVFKKIEDEHRTLDKQIDEYDTKVYLTLDEDMHRKMLQKEKLQRKDKLAEMIREFKKFTN
- the ilvD gene encoding dihydroxy-acid dehydratase, whose translation is MRSDQIKKGLERVPHRSLLYATGIPRSEMEKPFIGVATSFTDIIPGHTGMRDMERFIEKGVHTGGGYPFFFGVPGICDGIAMGHSGMHYSLPSRELIADMVEAIANAHQLDGLVLLTNCDKITPGMLMAAARINIPSIVVTAGPMHSGYLKGKRLSMVNDTFEAVGKYKKGLLNDADLESLEMCACPGTGSCQGMYTANTMACVTEALGMSLPFTATALAISAEKRRIAFESGARIAELVKKNITPRKIMTQKAFENAIRIDTALGGSTNTVLHIPAIAHEAGVKLPLETFNAISKTTPHIANMLPGGDNYLEDLHYAGGIPAVFKRLAHLMHDLPTVSGKRISDIIRTATIEDEEVIRPLDKAHHKEGGIAILRGNLAPGGAVVKQSAIIEKMMVFEGTARVYDSEESAMSAIMDGKITHGDVVVIRYEGPKGGPGMREMLSSTATIAGMGLSESVALITDGRFSGGTRGPCIGHISPEAMEGGTIAIIENGDKIKINVPARTIDLLVDAAEIKQRLKKWKPPEPKITTGYLLRYAQMVTSAGTGAVMQGAKRKRK
- a CDS encoding class I SAM-dependent methyltransferase; the encoded protein is MEDKVKEHHVCPWYLAYTFDNPLRNLAHEPKKLLSPYVKAGMRVLDIGCGMGYFSIGMAKLVGDSGHITSVDLQPKMLEVLTKRAKCAGVANRITPVLCKENSLEVTEKVDFVLAFWVVHEMPDQNGLFKQVSAMLNPGAKMFIAEPKMHVKEKDFKASIETANEHGLFLVETPKVFMSQSAVLMLNK
- the dapB gene encoding 4-hydroxy-tetrahydrodipicolinate reductase, whose product is MIKVAVAGASGKMGQRIGVLATEHPDITLSGAFERLGHSTIGKDFADVAGGAKTGVLISNSSEALKGADVAIEFTAAEATLENLKTYASLKIPAVIGTTGLSAPQIEELKQFAKTIPIVFAPNMSVGVNLLLRVLKDVASTLGDDYDIEIVEAHHRLKKDAPSGTAIKMAQVIAESLSRDLNEVGVYERKGLIGERSKKEIGIQTVRAGDIVGEHTVMFGGLGERIEITHKASSRDTFARGALRAALWIKNKPAGLYDMQDVLGLK
- a CDS encoding DNA gyrase inhibitor YacG, with the protein product MVVKCPMCGKDVEWSGNPFRPFCTERCKLTDLGKWAADEYRIAGGPLTDDADNQDDIEEV
- a CDS encoding Gx transporter family protein, which encodes MQQREKLTLAMLSAFAVAITGFERFIPTPVPWLRFGLANIIILITLTLYGFKAAFTVSLIRVIGGSIVTGTFLGPAFVLSLSGSVLSVLSMGALYKVMPRVFSPVGLSLIGALFHNLGQILSAYLLFIQNFRAILVITPIILLLGTLTGAANGIVTTVVLERLKKTQENVHNT
- a CDS encoding NusG domain II-containing protein — protein: MSRKTLIKRLTYGDLALFSLLIIISVSALIYVSVGVSQGAVVKIEVNNKLLYQYPLNEDRRIHLEFMDIEIKGGRVAVTEANCPNKICVKQGFVDRGAIICLPNRTVITVEEPDKQGVVDATT
- a CDS encoding FAD:protein FMN transferase, which encodes MKLVLKILLALLATTALAALFVFVKQKYHSGAQVYKKTKIAMDTAITITVVSDSQEKAEKAIDTAFRKIDYYDHQFSFFLPDSDISLINKNAGIKPVRVSKDTFELVKKTVEISELTGGAFDASVGAFMVLWDFAKAVKPSDDELKKRIPLVNYKNIEVNEADSSVMLKQKGMMLDFGGNAKGYTADKIVELLKSMGIRSGIAAIAGDIKTFGSKLDGSPWFIGIRNPRGTPSDLVGILKLKDQAVSTAGDYERFFIENGHRYHHILMPQTGLPAPEFQSVTIVNPEGFVTDSLDNAVFVMGKEKGLEFIKKHNLKAFLIFSDNTTYITDNLKEEFEQENSH
- a CDS encoding branched-chain amino acid transaminase, with protein sequence MSKTDKIWMDGKFVKWDDANVHILTHTLHYGLGVFEGIRCYKTDKGPAIFRLKEHVQRLYDSSHICQIEIPYRPEEIEQAIIDVVKVNKLDEGYIRPFVYIGYGMMGLYPKGNPISVAIAAWPWGKYLGEEGLTKGISIKVSSYIRSHVNSNMTRAKVSGYYVNSQLAKKEAISMGYEEALLLDTEGYVSEGSAENIFVVRNGLIKTTPLTSILEGITRDTIMKMAKDENIEIVEARFTRDELYIAEEAFFTGTASEITPIREVDNRKIGRGCPGEITKKLQSLYFDTVKGKLSKYGHWLTYV